A genomic stretch from Hymenobacter psoromatis includes:
- a CDS encoding glycosidase: MSSVFNHRLHLLQAKHDQLLHLLNEKQEVGNGIFDRYQHPVLTAAHAPLTWRYDLNPATNPFLMERIGINATLNSGAMKWQGKYVLVVRVEGNDRKSFFAVAESENGIDNFRFWDRPITLPETEEPDTNVYDMRLVRHEDGWIYGLFCTERRDPSAPDADQSAALAKCGIARTKDLVTWERLPDLATGSAQQRNVVLHPELVDGKYAFYTRPQDGFIDAGKGGGIGFGLSASINPAQVTQEVIIDKKQYHTIAEVKNGLGPGPIKTDQGWLHLAHGVRNTAAGLRYVLYMFLTDLHDLTRITHKPAGYFLAPEGEERVGDVSNVAFSNGWIADDDGRVFIYYASSDTRMHVATTTIEQLLDYVINTPEDGLRSALSVQAINALVDRNLAVPTPSVSERVASAVSANGVSGNLN, from the coding sequence ATGTCTTCCGTCTTCAACCACCGCCTGCACCTGCTGCAAGCCAAGCACGACCAACTACTTCATCTTCTTAATGAAAAGCAGGAAGTCGGCAACGGCATTTTCGACCGCTACCAGCACCCGGTGCTTACGGCGGCCCACGCCCCACTCACTTGGAGATATGACCTTAACCCCGCCACCAATCCCTTCCTGATGGAGCGCATCGGCATTAATGCCACGCTTAATTCGGGGGCCATGAAGTGGCAGGGTAAGTATGTGCTGGTGGTGCGCGTGGAGGGCAACGACCGCAAGTCGTTCTTCGCCGTGGCCGAGAGCGAAAACGGCATAGATAACTTCCGGTTCTGGGACCGCCCCATCACGCTGCCCGAAACCGAGGAGCCCGACACCAACGTGTACGACATGCGCCTGGTGCGGCACGAGGACGGCTGGATTTACGGCCTCTTCTGCACCGAGCGCCGCGACCCCAGCGCCCCGGATGCCGACCAGTCGGCCGCGCTGGCCAAGTGCGGCATCGCCCGCACCAAGGACCTCGTGACCTGGGAGCGCCTGCCTGACCTCGCCACCGGCTCGGCCCAGCAGCGCAACGTGGTGCTACACCCCGAATTAGTAGATGGCAAGTACGCTTTTTATACCCGCCCGCAGGATGGCTTTATCGATGCCGGCAAGGGCGGTGGCATCGGCTTCGGCCTGTCGGCGAGCATCAACCCGGCCCAGGTGACGCAGGAAGTTATTATTGACAAAAAGCAGTACCACACTATCGCGGAAGTGAAAAACGGCCTCGGGCCGGGTCCCATCAAGACCGACCAGGGCTGGCTGCACCTGGCCCACGGCGTGCGCAATACCGCCGCCGGCCTGCGCTACGTGCTGTATATGTTCCTGACCGACTTGCACGACCTGACCCGCATCACCCACAAACCGGCCGGCTATTTCCTGGCGCCGGAAGGGGAGGAGCGGGTCGGCGACGTGTCGAACGTAGCCTTCAGCAACGGCTGGATTGCCGACGACGACGGCCGGGTGTTCATCTACTACGCCTCGTCCGATACCCGCATGCACGTGGCCACCACCACCATCGAGCAGCTGCTTGATTACGTGATAAATACGCCCGAAGATGGCCTGCGCTCGGCGCTGTCGGTTCAGGCGATTAATGCCTTGGTAGACCGGAACCTGGCCGTCCCTACCCCCTCGGTGAGCGAGCGCGTGGCGAGCGCCGTAAGTGCGAACGGGGTTTCGGGGAATTTGAATTAA
- a CDS encoding N-acyl-D-glucosamine 2-epimerase: MLQAAEFQTELDNILAYWRTFAPDEAEGGFLGKIDNDNRPSPTAPKGAVLHARILWTFAAACNHQPNAENLAVARRAYEYITAHFLDAEHGGVYWSVDYQGRPLDTKKQIYALAFTIYGLSEYYRASGDAAALAHAQALFRTIEAHSFDPAEGGYFEAFARDWQPLGDLRLSAKDANEKKTMNTHLHILEAYANLYREWPDADLRQQIDSLLLDFTDHIIDQETGHLTLFLDEHWQPRPDAVSYGHDVEAAWLLLEAAEVLHEPDLVAHFQQTAVQLARAAAEGVGPDGALTYELHPSGHLDADRHWWVQAEAVVGFYNAYQVSGDAQFRTLAEGAWRFAQQHILDKENGEWFWGVHADGSLMTGEDKAGFWKCPYHNGRACLEMLRRLNAPNP, from the coding sequence ATGCTGCAAGCCGCGGAATTTCAAACGGAACTAGATAATATCCTAGCTTACTGGCGCACCTTCGCGCCGGACGAAGCGGAGGGCGGTTTCCTGGGGAAAATTGACAACGACAACCGCCCGAGTCCCACTGCGCCAAAGGGTGCGGTGCTGCACGCCCGCATTCTGTGGACTTTCGCGGCGGCTTGCAACCACCAGCCCAATGCCGAAAACCTGGCTGTGGCCCGGCGCGCCTACGAGTATATAACGGCGCATTTTCTGGATGCGGAGCACGGGGGCGTGTACTGGTCGGTGGACTACCAGGGCCGGCCGCTCGATACCAAGAAGCAGATTTACGCGCTGGCTTTCACCATTTATGGTTTGAGCGAATATTACCGCGCCAGCGGCGACGCGGCGGCCCTGGCGCACGCGCAGGCGCTGTTCCGCACCATTGAAGCGCACAGCTTCGACCCTGCGGAAGGGGGCTACTTCGAAGCTTTTGCCCGCGACTGGCAGCCACTCGGCGACCTGCGCCTGAGTGCCAAGGATGCCAACGAGAAGAAGACCATGAATACGCACCTTCATATTCTGGAGGCGTATGCCAACCTCTACCGCGAGTGGCCCGACGCGGACCTGCGCCAGCAGATAGATTCCCTGCTGCTGGACTTCACGGACCACATTATTGACCAGGAAACCGGCCACCTTACCTTGTTTCTGGATGAGCACTGGCAGCCTCGGCCCGATGCCGTGTCCTACGGCCACGACGTGGAGGCGGCCTGGCTGCTGCTGGAGGCCGCCGAGGTGCTGCACGAGCCCGACCTCGTCGCCCACTTTCAGCAAACGGCCGTGCAGCTGGCCCGCGCCGCCGCCGAGGGGGTAGGGCCCGATGGCGCCCTGACCTACGAGCTGCACCCCAGCGGCCACCTCGATGCCGACCGCCACTGGTGGGTGCAGGCCGAGGCTGTGGTGGGCTTCTACAACGCCTACCAGGTGAGCGGCGACGCGCAGTTTCGGACGCTGGCCGAGGGCGCGTGGCGCTTCGCGCAGCAGCACATTTTGGATAAAGAAAACGGCGAGTGGTTCTGGGGCGTGCACGCCGACGGCTCGCTGATGACCGGCGAAGACAAGGCCGGCTTCTGGAAATGCCCCTACCACAACGGCCGCGCCTGCCTCGAAATGCTGCGCCGGCTGAATGCCCCGAACCCGTAA